A stretch of the Actinomyces faecalis genome encodes the following:
- a CDS encoding Cna B-type domain-containing protein, giving the protein MTIGTLNSDNSITTDKTEFYTYETISQVVDLDISGKDYTLNNPYLVVRLPQTAKLEKLAFVDSTAAKTDRGTEDGYQYVKYSFPSLTGGQHFTFPLTFDFDGRYARNGDVATIEAVLYDGDGSVVQQVSQTYTAKTVGLSGYSYASTFANTGAYIDSLNGKPLTAGQTADGHHGTVTVDVSSESVTTLPSERVLTYYLSANVSDSPSGNYGLEIPGNVKAVMTLPQGVTVKDPIATVKTETLPDGRQRVTVIETNPSFTSSDSRWTRGRTSEYIGFSDSNRTLLAFNGVPLNTDLPILIDYYRDAEADGSGGTLIASRNETVLFSPRVFKGDGTFGVERSGRATYSHPSSAIASNRYAHTQGRYYSGAFEVTDTGLGLRSRFFQTNNGAGLDSPFEAGVTNSIKELQTSLTSDKLTYNSVKVDSSFSVTTGKSPSGADKAIVDRNIAAANAAFNNGNTTLIGIRADGSEVLIKDNVQLGETIAIPQGNEREFTKIAFRFAEPIVFDNIQLYTWDYLRLITSEQEALDNQDSATARLYNSSATITVASGTSATTSDVVEVAPLAPQAHQFPTSISKKSILSAAGGVPVDMIVGPYWSTRQNFGPIPAYTGTKVITLLPNGVSYEGFSRYNNPANVPPPAVTTVDNYKGTGRTAVIADYGDVPFNVDAAIRLNLRVSQYTARGNNDIPVYMTWTNNDVVKPFRYSSPTSPGSYAYADALDLDGDGDTTELFHKVQTSFSFTPALELTLSKAVRYDGDTGEYSMATTADIDSSVTYKINIFNNAITPVRKIEVIDVLPYSGDHTIVANEAGSYPSRNSTYPNGLRASLESVNSSEVNAQFTFFYLTSPQGADLASVRDGSWVTADKISDFSTVKAVKAVLKENQEIASKGEVNILVPATVPNDPTLMGVSMANPDQAVNTTAYSQDGRVFSEANAVKVLVGTYEITGIYFTDKNNNGVYDAGVDGVRPGQELTLLDKDGRPVTGPDGRPITMTTDKDGRYTVTVYKRGTYTVSATRDNTVTFQSQTGTGAEGNNLDPATISDTGTSALTSAVTVNPATITQHRNIAVREVPGSVTINKTKDAEEGSGPLAGATFRIRTTDGKPVISTNGTEIADVTSDTNGKAVFDKVPLGTYTVTEVSAPIGYVKDPSAKTAVLTPATPDITLDVVNGVAKVNVPVTKVWSDDSDRDGLRPPAVTVHLLADGEDTGQTLTLSEANSWKGTFTNLVEYQGATPVAYTVSEDAVTGYTTAVTGTQATGYTITNTHKIATRAIAVSKVWSDGENQDGLRTDSVTVNLLADGQPTGKSLELSASNGWRGTFSNLPVNQAGQAIAYTVSEDAVTGYTTTVAGSMTNGFTVTNTHIPQVRDVKVTKAWQDADNQDGIRPGSVVVSLLADGEDTGKRVTLDEAGQWTATFSGLARFKAGKEIVYTVSEQDVSGYTSSISGDATAGYTITNSHAPATIDLPVLKTWVDNNDAKGLRPSSVTLRLQADGADAGKTLTLTSADSWRGSFTGLPTYKPGAQGQPVSYTVTEEAVTSYATTYGGTQDRGYTVTNTIEGKVSVTASKVWSGIDPDAAPAVTVNLLANGTTVDSAVLDGNAAGGSWTRTFTDLDRYSGGVEIEYTIEEAGVSNATLTAGGHDYAVAVTQGETEHSWVITNTMDNPTLTVDGTTVWVDADNQDGKRPDTVTVELTRNGEPTGTTVTVTTDSDGGFSFPDLPTYDSKGKPITYGVTQVGQIEEYSTEVSGDMTKGFTVTNTHEVAKTSVKATTTWVDADNQDGIRPESVIIRLFADGEDTGQTLTLSPDEDGVWSATFEGLDVYKVGAVGQLVTYTVVQDGVEEYETQTTGDAADGFLFTNIHEVGKRTVTVGKVWDDAGDKDGLQPASVTIHLLADGVDTEQSVELNADNGWTASFTDLDVNEPGKQGHKLTYTVSEVAVTGYVTQEVSGSMEDGYTVTNTLIRGGITLTKVNQSGSPLAGAVFELRDAQGEVVGTVTSDADGMVTFSALAYGTYTVSEAQAPSGYEKADWSQEVVIDTAGQVIDLGTVTNKAISATRLSKTGTNTLIGLVAMSMLAAGGLLVVRRRRA; this is encoded by the coding sequence ATGACAATCGGAACGCTCAACTCCGACAACTCCATCACGACCGACAAGACCGAGTTCTACACCTATGAGACGATCTCACAGGTTGTCGATCTAGATATCTCGGGCAAGGACTACACGCTGAACAATCCCTACCTGGTTGTTCGCCTGCCACAGACCGCCAAGCTCGAGAAGCTCGCCTTCGTCGACTCCACCGCTGCCAAGACCGACCGAGGCACTGAGGACGGTTACCAGTACGTCAAGTACAGCTTCCCGTCCCTGACCGGCGGCCAGCACTTCACCTTCCCGCTGACCTTCGACTTCGACGGCCGCTACGCCAGGAACGGTGACGTGGCAACGATTGAGGCTGTCCTCTACGACGGTGACGGCAGCGTCGTCCAGCAGGTCTCCCAGACCTATACAGCCAAGACAGTTGGTCTGAGCGGATACTCCTATGCCTCCACGTTCGCCAACACCGGCGCGTACATTGACTCCCTTAACGGCAAGCCGCTGACCGCAGGGCAGACAGCGGATGGCCACCACGGCACTGTCACCGTGGACGTCAGCAGCGAGAGCGTCACCACCTTGCCCTCCGAGCGAGTCTTGACCTACTACCTCTCGGCGAACGTGTCTGACAGCCCCTCCGGCAACTACGGCCTTGAGATTCCGGGCAATGTCAAGGCCGTGATGACTCTTCCGCAGGGAGTCACCGTGAAGGACCCGATTGCGACGGTGAAGACCGAGACCCTGCCGGATGGACGCCAGCGCGTGACCGTCATCGAGACGAATCCGAGCTTCACCTCGAGTGACTCCAGGTGGACTCGTGGCAGGACCTCGGAGTACATCGGCTTTTCTGACAGCAACCGCACCCTCCTTGCCTTTAATGGGGTGCCGCTGAACACGGACCTGCCGATCCTCATCGACTACTACCGTGACGCCGAGGCGGACGGATCGGGTGGCACCCTGATTGCCAGTCGCAACGAGACCGTTCTGTTCTCCCCGAGGGTCTTCAAGGGTGACGGGACGTTCGGTGTCGAGCGCAGCGGGAGGGCGACCTACTCCCACCCGTCCTCGGCGATCGCATCGAACAGGTATGCCCACACCCAGGGTAGGTACTACAGCGGAGCCTTCGAGGTCACCGACACCGGCCTGGGACTGCGCAGCCGCTTCTTCCAGACCAACAACGGAGCGGGCCTGGACAGCCCTTTTGAAGCAGGCGTGACTAACTCCATCAAGGAGCTGCAGACCTCCCTGACCAGCGACAAGCTCACCTACAACAGCGTCAAGGTGGACTCGAGCTTCTCCGTCACGACCGGTAAGTCCCCCTCGGGTGCAGACAAGGCGATTGTGGACAGGAACATCGCCGCAGCCAATGCAGCCTTCAATAATGGCAATACCACGCTCATCGGCATTCGGGCTGACGGCAGCGAGGTGCTCATCAAGGACAACGTCCAGCTCGGTGAGACCATCGCGATCCCGCAGGGTAATGAGCGCGAGTTTACGAAGATAGCCTTCCGCTTCGCCGAGCCCATCGTCTTTGACAACATCCAGCTCTATACCTGGGACTACCTCAGGCTCATCACCTCTGAGCAGGAGGCTCTGGACAATCAAGACTCCGCCACAGCGAGGCTCTATAACTCGAGTGCCACGATCACCGTGGCGTCTGGGACGAGTGCGACGACCTCGGACGTCGTCGAGGTGGCTCCGTTGGCGCCCCAGGCGCACCAGTTCCCGACCTCGATTTCAAAGAAGTCGATCCTGTCCGCTGCCGGTGGTGTGCCTGTGGACATGATCGTCGGACCATACTGGTCCACTCGGCAGAATTTCGGGCCGATTCCGGCCTACACCGGTACCAAGGTCATCACCTTGCTGCCCAACGGGGTGAGCTACGAGGGATTCTCGCGCTACAACAACCCGGCGAACGTCCCGCCCCCTGCGGTCACGACGGTCGACAACTACAAGGGCACTGGCCGGACGGCTGTCATCGCGGACTACGGTGACGTGCCGTTCAACGTCGATGCAGCGATCAGGCTCAACCTGCGGGTCTCTCAGTACACCGCCCGGGGAAATAATGACATCCCGGTCTATATGACCTGGACCAACAACGACGTCGTCAAACCCTTCCGTTACAGCTCCCCGACCAGCCCGGGTAGCTACGCCTACGCGGACGCCCTGGACCTGGACGGTGACGGGGACACCACTGAGCTGTTCCACAAGGTGCAGACGTCCTTCTCCTTCACCCCGGCTCTCGAGCTGACCCTGAGCAAAGCCGTGCGCTACGACGGCGACACGGGGGAGTACTCGATGGCGACCACCGCGGACATTGACTCCTCGGTGACCTACAAGATCAACATCTTCAACAACGCCATCACCCCAGTGAGGAAGATTGAGGTCATCGATGTCTTGCCTTACTCCGGCGATCACACCATCGTTGCGAACGAGGCTGGCAGTTACCCCAGTCGCAACTCGACCTACCCCAACGGGCTGCGGGCCAGCCTGGAGTCGGTCAACAGCAGCGAGGTCAACGCCCAGTTCACCTTCTTCTACCTGACCTCTCCCCAGGGAGCCGATCTCGCCTCCGTGCGCGACGGGTCCTGGGTGACCGCGGACAAGATCAGCGACTTCTCGACGGTCAAGGCCGTCAAGGCAGTGCTCAAGGAGAACCAGGAGATCGCAAGCAAGGGCGAGGTCAACATCCTCGTTCCGGCAACCGTTCCTAACGACCCGACCCTCATGGGTGTCTCGATGGCGAACCCGGACCAGGCGGTCAATACCACGGCCTACTCCCAGGACGGCCGGGTCTTCTCCGAGGCCAACGCCGTCAAGGTCCTGGTGGGAACCTATGAGATCACCGGCATCTACTTCACTGACAAGAACAACAACGGTGTGTACGACGCTGGTGTCGACGGCGTCAGGCCTGGCCAGGAGCTGACCCTCTTGGACAAGGACGGCCGTCCTGTCACCGGTCCGGACGGTAGGCCGATCACCATGACCACGGACAAGGACGGCCGCTACACCGTCACCGTCTATAAGCGCGGCACCTACACAGTCTCCGCCACGCGTGACAACACGGTGACCTTCCAGTCACAGACCGGCACCGGCGCAGAGGGCAACAACCTCGACCCGGCCACGATCTCGGACACTGGTACCTCCGCCCTGACCTCAGCGGTGACGGTCAACCCCGCCACCATCACCCAGCACCGCAACATCGCGGTCCGGGAGGTCCCGGGGTCTGTCACGATCAACAAGACAAAGGATGCTGAGGAAGGTTCCGGCCCGCTCGCCGGAGCGACCTTCAGGATCCGTACCACTGACGGCAAGCCGGTCATCAGTACCAACGGCACCGAGATCGCGGACGTCACTTCCGACACCAACGGCAAAGCCGTCTTCGACAAGGTGCCGCTAGGCACCTACACGGTTACCGAGGTTTCCGCACCCATCGGGTACGTCAAGGACCCCAGCGCGAAGACCGCGGTGCTCACCCCGGCTACCCCGGACATCACCCTCGACGTCGTCAACGGCGTCGCCAAGGTCAACGTTCCCGTCACCAAGGTCTGGTCCGACGACTCCGACCGGGACGGGCTGCGACCCCCCGCAGTCACCGTCCACCTCCTGGCGGATGGCGAGGACACTGGCCAGACTCTCACCCTGAGTGAGGCCAATAGCTGGAAGGGCACCTTTACTAACCTGGTCGAGTACCAGGGCGCTACACCGGTCGCCTACACGGTGAGCGAGGACGCCGTGACGGGCTACACCACGGCTGTGACCGGGACCCAGGCCACGGGCTACACCATCACCAACACCCACAAGATCGCCACACGTGCGATCGCGGTGAGCAAGGTGTGGTCGGATGGCGAGAACCAGGACGGCCTGCGCACCGACTCGGTGACGGTCAACCTCCTGGCTGACGGCCAGCCCACCGGTAAGAGCCTCGAGCTCAGCGCCTCCAATGGGTGGAGGGGCACCTTCTCCAACCTGCCAGTCAACCAGGCCGGCCAGGCTATCGCTTACACGGTGAGCGAGGACGCCGTCACGGGCTACACCACCACCGTGGCGGGCTCGATGACCAACGGGTTCACGGTGACCAACACCCACATCCCGCAGGTGCGCGATGTCAAGGTCACCAAGGCCTGGCAGGACGCAGACAACCAGGACGGTATCCGTCCCGGCTCCGTCGTCGTCTCCCTCCTGGCGGACGGCGAGGACACCGGCAAGCGGGTGACCCTCGATGAGGCCGGCCAGTGGACTGCCACCTTCAGCGGGCTGGCCAGGTTCAAGGCAGGCAAGGAGATCGTCTACACCGTCTCCGAGCAGGACGTGAGTGGCTATACCTCGTCCATCTCCGGGGACGCCACAGCGGGGTACACGATCACCAACTCGCACGCCCCGGCCACTATCGACCTCCCGGTCCTCAAGACCTGGGTCGATAACAACGATGCTAAGGGCTTACGCCCCTCTTCCGTCACGCTCCGCCTCCAGGCTGATGGAGCTGACGCGGGTAAGACCCTGACCCTGACATCCGCCGACTCCTGGCGCGGTTCCTTCACGGGGCTGCCCACGTACAAGCCGGGTGCCCAGGGCCAGCCGGTCAGCTACACCGTGACTGAGGAGGCCGTGACCAGCTACGCCACGACCTACGGAGGTACCCAGGACCGTGGCTACACCGTCACGAACACCATTGAGGGCAAGGTCTCGGTCACTGCCTCGAAGGTGTGGTCCGGGATCGACCCCGATGCCGCGCCCGCGGTGACCGTCAACCTCCTGGCCAATGGCACCACGGTCGACTCCGCCGTCCTGGACGGCAACGCCGCAGGCGGCTCCTGGACCCGTACGTTTACGGACCTGGACCGTTACTCCGGTGGCGTTGAGATCGAGTACACCATCGAGGAGGCCGGCGTCTCCAACGCCACCCTGACCGCGGGCGGCCATGACTACGCCGTCGCCGTCACCCAGGGTGAGACGGAGCACAGCTGGGTCATCACCAACACGATGGACAACCCGACCCTCACCGTGGACGGCACGACCGTGTGGGTCGACGCGGACAACCAGGACGGCAAGCGTCCTGACACCGTCACTGTTGAGCTCACCCGCAACGGCGAGCCCACCGGCACCACCGTGACCGTCACCACGGACTCCGACGGTGGCTTCTCCTTCCCTGACCTGCCCACCTACGACTCCAAGGGCAAGCCGATCACCTATGGGGTCACGCAGGTTGGGCAGATCGAGGAGTACTCCACCGAGGTCAGCGGGGACATGACCAAGGGCTTCACGGTGACCAACACCCATGAGGTGGCCAAGACCTCCGTCAAGGCCACGACAACCTGGGTGGACGCGGACAACCAGGACGGCATCCGTCCTGAGTCGGTCATTATCCGTCTGTTCGCCGACGGCGAGGACACGGGTCAGACCCTGACCCTGAGCCCCGATGAGGACGGCGTGTGGAGCGCGACCTTCGAGGGCCTTGACGTCTACAAGGTCGGTGCGGTGGGCCAGCTGGTCACCTACACCGTCGTCCAGGACGGGGTCGAGGAGTACGAGACCCAGACCACCGGGGACGCCGCGGACGGATTCCTCTTCACCAATATCCACGAGGTCGGCAAGCGGACCGTCACCGTGGGCAAGGTGTGGGACGACGCCGGGGACAAGGACGGCTTGCAGCCTGCGTCCGTGACCATCCACCTCCTGGCTGACGGTGTGGACACCGAGCAGTCGGTGGAGCTCAACGCGGATAACGGCTGGACCGCCTCATTCACCGACCTTGACGTCAACGAGCCTGGCAAGCAGGGACACAAGCTCACCTATACCGTGAGCGAGGTGGCCGTGACCGGCTACGTCACCCAGGAGGTCTCGGGCTCGATGGAGGACGGCTACACCGTCACCAACACCCTCATCCGTGGTGGCATCACGCTCACCAAAGTCAACCAGTCCGGCAGCCCGCTGGCTGGTGCGGTCTTTGAGCTGCGTGACGCCCAGGGCGAGGTCGTGGGTACCGTCACCTCCGACGCGGATGGCATGGTCACCTTCTCGGCTCTGGCCTACGGCACCTACACCGTCAGTGAGGCGCAGGCCCCGTCCGGCTACGAGAAGGCCGACTGGTCCCAGGAGGTCGTCATCGACACCGCAGGTCAGGTCATCGACCTGGGCACGGTGACGAATAAGGCCATCTCCGCTACGCGTTTGTCCAAGACCGGCACCAACACCCTCATCGGCCTGGTAGCCATGAGCATGCTGGCAGCCGGAGGACTGCTGGTGGTTCGCCGTCGCCGCGCCTGA
- a CDS encoding PP2C family protein-serine/threonine phosphatase: protein MTISLRYAARSSVGLVRASNQDSAYAGPHLVAMCDGMGGPAGGDIASAVAISHLIPLDADSHQAGELLGLLRGAVQEAHADLVTRSTAEPDLAGLGTTCVAVMRSGNKLAMVHVGDSRAYLLREGELTQVTTDHTFVEYLVETGRLTREQARQHPQRSVLLRVLGDADGEVQLDESIREAVPGDRWLLCSDGLSGPVTAATIGEVLAGVEDPALAADQLVDLAERAGGPDNITAVVFDVVEDDPTPQMEPQVVGSASVHRERLAADGVSAAPVPATPAAKAAALVAGLEADGEASTPSPDTAEEEALAAEAERDRRVRRRHRLRTTMACLATLVALAVAGIAGYMWTQTQYYVTTAGGKVAIYQGIPQSLGPVSLSHLVQTYDKPALSDLDERMLERLEETVAQPSLVAARTYVRETVSARVTEQATATPTATDTMASSDPVEVTPAPTDAATGQ from the coding sequence ATGACCATCTCCCTGCGCTACGCCGCACGCAGCTCGGTCGGGCTCGTGCGTGCCTCCAACCAGGACTCCGCCTACGCCGGGCCACACCTGGTGGCCATGTGTGACGGCATGGGTGGGCCCGCTGGCGGCGATATCGCCTCCGCGGTGGCGATCAGCCACCTCATCCCCCTGGACGCCGACTCTCACCAGGCCGGTGAGCTGCTCGGCCTCCTGCGCGGCGCCGTCCAGGAGGCCCACGCCGACCTCGTGACCCGCTCCACCGCCGAGCCGGACCTGGCAGGCCTGGGCACCACCTGCGTGGCTGTCATGCGCAGCGGCAACAAGCTGGCCATGGTCCACGTGGGGGACTCGCGCGCCTACCTCCTGCGCGAGGGCGAGCTCACCCAGGTCACCACCGACCACACCTTCGTGGAGTACCTCGTGGAGACCGGGCGCCTGACCCGCGAGCAGGCGCGCCAGCACCCCCAGCGCTCAGTCCTCCTGCGCGTCCTGGGCGACGCCGACGGTGAGGTCCAGCTCGACGAGTCCATCCGCGAGGCTGTTCCCGGCGACCGCTGGCTGCTGTGCTCCGACGGCCTGTCCGGCCCCGTCACCGCCGCCACGATCGGCGAGGTCCTGGCCGGCGTGGAGGACCCTGCCCTGGCTGCGGACCAGCTCGTTGACCTGGCCGAACGCGCTGGCGGACCAGACAACATCACCGCCGTCGTCTTCGACGTCGTCGAGGACGATCCCACCCCGCAGATGGAGCCGCAGGTGGTCGGCTCCGCCTCCGTCCACCGCGAGCGCCTCGCCGCCGACGGCGTCAGCGCCGCCCCGGTCCCGGCCACTCCGGCAGCCAAGGCTGCCGCCCTCGTGGCTGGCCTGGAGGCGGACGGCGAGGCCTCAACCCCCTCCCCTGACACCGCGGAGGAGGAGGCGCTGGCAGCCGAGGCCGAGCGCGACCGCCGCGTCCGTCGTCGTCATCGTCTGCGCACCACCATGGCCTGCCTCGCGACCCTGGTGGCCCTGGCCGTGGCTGGCATCGCCGGCTACATGTGGACCCAGACGCAGTACTACGTCACCACCGCGGGCGGGAAGGTCGCTATCTACCAGGGCATCCCGCAGTCCCTGGGGCCCGTCTCCCTCAGCCATCTTGTGCAGACCTACGACAAGCCGGCCCTGTCCGACCTCGATGAACGCATGCTGGAGCGCCTGGAGGAGACCGTCGCCCAACCCTCCCTGGTTGCGGCACGCACGTACGTGCGCGAGACGGTCTCTGCACGTGTCACCGAGCAGGCCACCGCGACCCCCACAGCCACGGACACGATGGCCAGCTCAGACCCCGTCGAGGTCACCCCGGCTCCCACTGACGCCGCCACGGGACAGTAG
- a CDS encoding FhaA domain-containing protein: MGFLDRFEKGVENVAERAMSRFSGDVEPIEIASKLRETMDKRAASFARDRSVVPNVFRVHLSPSDVDRVDAWGRDEMVRQMEEVATSHASEQGYSFVGPVQVTFVADAALSSPAIEVDSSTRRGAAAPAAAATASPSNPILDIDGQRYLLTGPVTVIGRGSEADIVVDDSGVSRRHLEIRLTQGHAIATDLGSTNGTYVEGHRIDAATLLDGNTLTVGRTRIMFWDGTHSSGVNE, translated from the coding sequence GTGGGGTTCCTAGACAGGTTCGAGAAGGGCGTGGAGAACGTCGCTGAGCGTGCCATGTCCCGCTTCTCGGGCGACGTCGAGCCCATCGAGATCGCCTCGAAGCTGCGCGAGACCATGGACAAGCGCGCCGCCTCCTTCGCGCGCGACCGATCCGTGGTCCCCAACGTCTTCCGAGTCCACCTCTCCCCCTCGGACGTCGACCGCGTCGACGCCTGGGGCCGTGACGAGATGGTCCGTCAGATGGAGGAGGTCGCCACCTCCCACGCCAGTGAGCAGGGCTACTCCTTCGTCGGCCCCGTCCAGGTCACCTTCGTGGCCGATGCCGCGCTGTCCTCCCCGGCCATCGAGGTCGACTCCTCGACCCGGCGTGGTGCTGCCGCTCCGGCCGCGGCCGCCACCGCCTCGCCGTCCAACCCGATCCTGGACATCGACGGCCAGCGCTACCTGCTCACCGGCCCCGTCACCGTCATCGGCCGCGGCTCGGAGGCGGACATCGTCGTTGACGACTCCGGCGTCTCGCGCCGCCACCTGGAGATCCGCCTCACCCAGGGCCACGCCATCGCCACGGACCTGGGCTCGACCAACGGCACCTACGTCGAGGGCCACCGCATCGACGCAGCCACCCTGCTGGACGGCAACACGCTCACCGTCGGCCGCACCCGCATCATGTTCTGGGACGGCACACACTCCTCCGGGGTCAACGAGTGA
- a CDS encoding FHA domain-containing protein FhaB/FipA yields the protein MSELAFTLARFGFLALLWVLVLLVVRTLRRDVAPGSPRSLRLRRSGEKTTSTPAARSRRRQASRLVITEGPLAGSTVPLSPTSITIGRSPSCTLVLEDSYASSRHARIFPKDGTWWLEDLGSTNGTTLAGQSMTGTAELAVGVPVRIGQTTLELRP from the coding sequence GTGAGCGAGCTCGCCTTCACCCTCGCCAGGTTCGGCTTCCTGGCGCTGCTGTGGGTCCTCGTCCTCCTCGTCGTGCGCACCCTGCGCCGCGACGTCGCGCCAGGCTCTCCACGCTCCCTGCGCCTGCGCCGCTCCGGCGAGAAGACGACGTCGACACCAGCCGCGCGCTCACGGCGTCGCCAGGCCTCACGCCTCGTCATCACCGAGGGCCCGCTGGCCGGTTCGACCGTGCCGCTGTCCCCCACCTCCATCACCATCGGACGCTCCCCCTCCTGCACCCTGGTGCTGGAGGACTCCTACGCCTCCTCCCGCCACGCCCGCATCTTCCCCAAGGACGGCACGTGGTGGCTGGAGGACCTCGGCTCCACCAACGGCACCACCCTGGCCGGCCAGAGCATGACCGGAACCGCTGAGCTCGCGGTGGGTGTGCCCGTCAGGATCGGCCAGACAACCCTGGAGCTGCGTCCATGA
- a CDS encoding FtsW/RodA/SpoVE family cell cycle protein, protein MSSSEPATYTSPAPAASISPMTRSGRWAEAGLLVLALALGLGGFALTALNRTGSSPAQLLPVAGAVVLATVVVHLWVRRTAPWADPVLLPIAVALNGIGLAMIQRLDLSYERLGEAHGFSVRQAMWTGLGVVLFCLVLLMRDYRLLRRWDRWAMAGGLVFLVLPFVPGLGAQINGARIWIHVGPMSFQPAELTKVLLAIFFASFLVANRDNLALAGRRVLGLSLPRARHLVPLLIVWGASIAVLVLQRDLGSSLLLFGLFVVTLFVATDRPSWLLIGAALFAPAAWFAATHLTHVQQRFSAWLDAMNPEVYAAPGGSWQLVTGLFGMASGGLLGTGWGSGYPHLVTFANSDFIVASLGEELGLTGTLALLMLYLILVQRGLRTAMHLRDGFGKLLAVGLSFTIALQVFVVVGGITRLIPLTGLTTPFLAYGGSSLIANWIILALLVRLSDAARRPVTSAPRIIDTAELPSSLRRAVLDAEDPEEAEASASSAGSSSVPDAQTQETTSSERPASGQDSSHPSRDDQPTTIVKGARP, encoded by the coding sequence ATGTCCTCCTCAGAGCCCGCTACGTACACCTCGCCCGCCCCTGCGGCCTCCATCTCGCCCATGACCCGCTCAGGGCGCTGGGCCGAGGCTGGCCTGCTGGTGCTGGCCCTGGCGCTGGGCCTGGGTGGCTTCGCCCTGACGGCCCTCAACCGCACCGGCTCCTCCCCCGCCCAGCTTCTGCCGGTCGCCGGTGCAGTCGTCCTGGCTACCGTCGTCGTCCACCTGTGGGTCAGACGTACCGCTCCCTGGGCGGACCCGGTGCTGCTGCCGATCGCCGTCGCCCTCAACGGCATCGGCCTGGCCATGATCCAGCGCCTGGACCTGTCCTACGAGCGCCTGGGCGAGGCACACGGCTTCTCCGTCAGGCAAGCCATGTGGACCGGACTGGGAGTCGTCCTGTTCTGCCTGGTCCTGCTCATGCGTGACTACAGGCTCCTGCGCCGCTGGGACCGGTGGGCCATGGCCGGCGGCCTCGTCTTCCTCGTCCTGCCCTTCGTGCCGGGCCTGGGCGCGCAGATCAACGGCGCCCGCATCTGGATCCACGTGGGTCCCATGTCCTTCCAGCCGGCAGAGCTGACCAAGGTGCTGCTGGCGATCTTCTTCGCCTCCTTCCTGGTGGCCAACCGGGACAACCTGGCGCTGGCCGGCCGACGGGTCCTGGGCCTGAGCCTCCCGCGGGCGCGCCACCTGGTGCCCCTCCTCATCGTGTGGGGCGCCTCCATCGCCGTGCTCGTCCTCCAGCGTGACCTCGGCTCCTCGCTACTGCTGTTCGGGCTGTTCGTGGTGACCCTCTTCGTGGCCACCGACCGCCCCAGCTGGCTGCTCATCGGTGCCGCGCTGTTCGCGCCCGCCGCCTGGTTCGCCGCCACGCACCTCACCCACGTCCAGCAGCGCTTCTCCGCGTGGCTCGATGCCATGAACCCCGAGGTCTACGCCGCCCCCGGCGGCTCCTGGCAGCTGGTGACCGGCTTGTTCGGCATGGCCTCGGGCGGCCTTCTCGGGACCGGCTGGGGCTCGGGGTACCCCCACCTCGTCACCTTCGCCAACTCCGACTTCATCGTGGCCTCCCTGGGTGAGGAGCTGGGGCTGACCGGCACCCTCGCCCTGCTCATGCTCTATCTCATCCTGGTCCAGCGCGGCCTGCGTACCGCGATGCACCTGCGTGACGGTTTCGGCAAGCTGCTGGCCGTGGGGCTGTCCTTCACGATCGCCCTGCAGGTCTTCGTCGTGGTCGGAGGGATCACACGTCTGATCCCGCTGACCGGCCTGACCACTCCTTTCCTCGCCTACGGCGGCTCCTCCCTCATCGCCAACTGGATCATCCTGGCCCTGCTGGTACGCCTGTCCGACGCCGCCCGCCGCCCCGTGACGTCGGCGCCACGCATCATCGACACCGCCGAGCTGCCCAGCTCCCTGCGCCGAGCCGTTCTGGACGCCGAGGATCCTGAGGAGGCCGAGGCCAGCGCCTCCTCCGCTGGCTCCTCCTCGGTTCCTGACGCGCAGACACAGGAGACGACCTCGTCCGAGCGTCCCGCCTCCGGCCAGGACTCCTCCCATCCCTCGCGGGACGACCAGCCCACCACGATCGTGAAGGGAGCCAGGCCGTGA